The proteins below come from a single Elusimicrobiaceae bacterium genomic window:
- a CDS encoding chromate transporter — translation MKFYWELFFIFFKIGAFTLGGGYAMLPLMEAELVSKHKWISRKEFLDITAMSQSAPGILAVNMAILSGYKLRSYSGAAVCALGAVLPSFVIILIIALFFKNFRQNLWVERIFAGIRPAVVALIAVPVFRLSRSAGITWKSLWWPVLCALMVWLGKVSPVYVVLVAAIGGYVFCRGGKK, via the coding sequence ATGAAATTTTATTGGGAACTTTTTTTTATTTTTTTTAAAATCGGCGCTTTTACTTTGGGCGGCGGATATGCCATGTTGCCTTTGATGGAGGCCGAATTGGTGAGCAAACATAAGTGGATCAGTAGAAAAGAATTTTTGGATATAACGGCTATGTCCCAATCAGCACCCGGTATTTTGGCGGTCAATATGGCTATTTTGTCCGGATACAAACTGCGCTCTTATTCGGGGGCAGCAGTCTGTGCATTGGGCGCGGTGCTGCCTTCTTTTGTCATTATTTTAATAATTGCTCTATTTTTTAAAAATTTTAGGCAAAACTTATGGGTAGAGCGTATTTTTGCCGGTATCCGTCCCGCGGTGGTGGCTTTGATTGCTGTGCCGGTATTTCGCTTAAGCCGTTCTGCCGGTATCACTTGGAAAAGTCTCTGGTGGCCTGTATTGTGCGCTTTGATGGTATGGCTGGGCAAAGTATCCCCTGTTTATGTGGTATTAGTAGCGGCAATAGGGGGATATGTTTTTTGTCGTGGGGGGAAGAAATGA
- a CDS encoding chromate transporter: protein MIYWQIFKTFFKIGLFNFGGGYPMISFIQNEVVLKYGWLSNGEFTDIVAVSQMTPGPVGINMATYTGYAATDTVWGAFLATFAVCLPSFIVMILVARYFLKYQDKPAVQAVFKGLRPAIIGLIAAAALVLCDGQNFIDNKSYLIFIISFRLLLRFKLHPIGLICLAGITGIIFY from the coding sequence ATGATTTATTGGCAAATTTTTAAGACTTTCTTTAAAATCGGCCTATTTAATTTTGGCGGCGGATACCCCATGATTTCTTTTATTCAAAATGAAGTAGTGTTGAAATATGGTTGGCTTTCCAATGGCGAATTTACCGATATTGTGGCCGTAAGCCAAATGACTCCGGGTCCGGTAGGAATTAATATGGCTACTTACACCGGATATGCCGCCACTGATACCGTGTGGGGTGCTTTTTTAGCCACATTTGCCGTATGTCTTCCTTCTTTTATTGTCATGATTTTAGTGGCTCGCTATTTTTTGAAATATCAGGATAAACCTGCCGTACAGGCCGTATTTAAAGGGCTTCGTCCTGCTATTATAGGGTTAATTGCTGCTGCTGCCTTAGTCTTATGCGACGGGCAAAATTTTATAGATAACAAAAGTTATCTGATTTTTATTATTTCTTTTCGTCTGCTTCTGCGTTTTAAACTGCACCCGATAGGGCTGATTTGTTTGGCCGGCATAACGGGAATCATATTTTATTAA
- a CDS encoding M48 family metallopeptidase, translated as MSDTQSVISDVKLFIERLKKDLPEVFGTTSDNAETESGKILYQGRLLPVRIHLTPDQEEGVDFAGDSFDIYIQNPQTDVNAMAEKWLKEKAAEVLRAKTAQWAQKMGVEYNNIVVKDQQTLWASCSAKKNINYTYRIIKMPEAIRDYLIIHELSHLVHMNHGTEYWQLVAQFCPEYKNSRKWLNDNRGAIFANLDLKYIAQEEKPAE; from the coding sequence ATGAGCGATACTCAAAGCGTTATCAGTGATGTAAAATTATTTATTGAACGGCTAAAAAAAGACTTGCCGGAAGTTTTTGGCACTACGTCTGACAATGCGGAAACCGAATCCGGTAAAATCCTGTATCAAGGCCGTTTATTGCCGGTTCGCATTCACTTAACTCCCGACCAAGAAGAAGGGGTTGATTTCGCCGGGGATTCGTTTGATATTTATATCCAGAATCCGCAAACAGACGTCAATGCTATGGCGGAAAAATGGCTAAAAGAGAAAGCAGCCGAAGTATTGCGTGCCAAAACGGCTCAGTGGGCCCAAAAAATGGGTGTTGAATATAATAATATTGTCGTAAAAGACCAACAAACGCTTTGGGCCAGTTGCTCTGCCAAAAAAAACATCAATTATACTTACCGCATTATTAAGATGCCTGAGGCTATTAGAGATTATCTAATCATACACGAACTTTCCCACTTAGTACACATGAATCACGGTACGGAATATTGGCAGTTGGTGGCTCAATTCTGCCCCGAATATAAAAATAGCCGCAAGTGGCTTAATGACAATCGTGGGGCTATATTTGCCAATTTGGATTTAAAATACATTGCGCAGGAAGAAAAACCGGCAGAATAA